A window from Pseudomonas sp. Tri1 encodes these proteins:
- a CDS encoding ABC transporter permease, with translation MNWDVIIKWLPKLAQGATLTLELVAIAVIAGLLLAIPLGIARSSRLWYVRALPYAYIFFFRGTPLLVQLFLVYYGLAQFDAVRSSVLWPYLRDPFWCATATMTLHTAAYIAEILRGAIQAIPRGEIEAARALGMSRPKALLYIMLPRAARIGLPAYSNEVILMLKASALASTVTLLELTGMARTIIARTYLPVEIFFAAGMFYLVMSFLLVQGFKQLERWLRVDACQGR, from the coding sequence ATGAACTGGGACGTCATCATCAAGTGGCTGCCGAAGCTGGCCCAGGGCGCCACACTGACCCTGGAGCTGGTGGCCATCGCCGTGATCGCCGGCCTGCTGCTGGCGATTCCACTGGGCATCGCCCGTTCTTCACGCCTGTGGTACGTGCGGGCGCTGCCCTACGCCTACATCTTCTTTTTCCGTGGCACGCCGTTATTGGTTCAACTGTTCCTGGTCTACTACGGCCTGGCGCAATTCGATGCCGTGCGCAGCAGCGTGTTGTGGCCATACCTGCGCGATCCATTCTGGTGTGCCACCGCCACCATGACTCTGCACACCGCCGCATACATCGCCGAAATCCTGCGTGGCGCAATCCAGGCCATCCCACGGGGCGAGATCGAAGCCGCGCGAGCCCTGGGCATGTCGCGGCCCAAGGCGCTGCTCTACATCATGCTACCCCGCGCCGCGCGCATCGGCCTGCCGGCCTACAGCAACGAAGTGATCCTGATGCTCAAGGCCAGCGCCCTGGCGAGCACCGTGACCTTGCTGGAACTCACCGGCATGGCCCGCACCATCATTGCCCGGACTTACCTGCCGGTGGAGATCTTCTTCGCGGCTGGCATGTTCTACCTGGTGATGTCGTTCCTGTTGGTGCAAGGCTTCAAGCAACTGGAGCGCTGGTTGCGCGTCGATGCCTGCCAAGGACGCTGA
- a CDS encoding ABC transporter substrate-binding protein, with translation MQTYKKFFLAAAASLVFSTSAMAADKLKMGIEAAYPPFNNKDASGQVVGFDKDIGDALCAKMKVECEVVTSDWDGIIPALNAKKFDFLISSLSIIEERKQAVDFTDPYYSNKLQFIAPKNVDFKTDKDSLQGKVIGAQRSTLAGTYLEDHYEGVTTKLYDTQENAYLDLTSGRVDAILADKYANYDWLKTDAGRAYEFKGDPLVESDKIGIAIRKGDPLREKLNAALKEIVADGTYKKINDKYFPFSIY, from the coding sequence ATGCAGACCTACAAGAAATTCTTCCTGGCCGCAGCCGCCAGCCTGGTCTTCTCAACCAGCGCCATGGCAGCCGACAAACTGAAGATGGGCATCGAAGCCGCCTATCCGCCGTTCAACAACAAGGACGCCAGCGGTCAGGTCGTGGGTTTTGACAAAGACATCGGCGATGCCCTGTGCGCCAAGATGAAAGTCGAATGCGAAGTGGTCACCTCCGATTGGGACGGCATCATCCCGGCCCTGAACGCCAAGAAGTTCGACTTCCTGATCTCTTCGCTGTCAATCATCGAAGAGCGTAAGCAGGCCGTGGATTTCACCGACCCGTACTACTCCAACAAACTGCAGTTCATCGCACCGAAAAACGTCGATTTCAAAACCGATAAAGACTCGCTCCAAGGCAAGGTCATCGGTGCACAGCGCTCCACCTTGGCTGGCACCTACCTTGAAGACCATTATGAGGGTGTCACCACCAAGCTCTACGACACCCAGGAAAACGCCTACCTGGACCTGACCTCCGGCCGCGTCGACGCGATCCTGGCGGATAAATACGCGAACTACGACTGGCTGAAAACCGACGCTGGCCGTGCTTACGAATTCAAGGGCGACCCACTGGTGGAAAGCGACAAGATCGGCATCGCCATACGCAAGGGTGACCCGCTGCGCGAGAAATTGAACGCCGCGCTGAAAGAAATCGTCGCCGACGGCACCTATAAAAAGATCAACGACAAGTACTTCCCGTTCAGCATCTACTGA
- a CDS encoding ABC transporter permease, giving the protein MMIDLYGFGPALAAGALMTVKLALSALCLGLLLGLLGALAKTSPYKPLQWLGGTYSTLVRGIPELLWVLLIYFGTVNLMRALGEYFGNPELALDAFAAGVIALGLCFGAYATEVFRGAILAIPKGHREAGVALGLSKWRIFTRLILPQMWRIALPGLGNLFMILMKDTALVSVIGLEEIMRHAQIGVTVSKQPFTFYTVAAFMYLGLTVLAMIGMHLLERRAARGFTRSTQ; this is encoded by the coding sequence ATGATGATCGATCTCTACGGATTCGGCCCGGCGCTCGCCGCCGGCGCGCTGATGACCGTCAAATTGGCGCTCTCGGCCCTGTGCCTTGGGCTGCTGCTCGGCCTGCTCGGCGCCTTGGCCAAGACCTCCCCGTACAAGCCGCTGCAATGGCTTGGCGGCACGTATTCGACACTGGTGCGCGGTATTCCGGAATTGCTCTGGGTGCTGCTGATCTACTTCGGTACCGTCAACCTGATGCGCGCCTTGGGCGAGTACTTCGGCAACCCTGAGCTGGCCCTTGACGCATTCGCCGCCGGCGTCATCGCCCTGGGGCTGTGCTTTGGCGCCTACGCCACGGAAGTGTTTCGCGGCGCGATCCTGGCGATTCCCAAGGGCCATCGCGAAGCCGGCGTAGCCTTGGGCCTGTCGAAGTGGCGGATCTTCACCCGGTTGATCCTGCCGCAGATGTGGCGCATCGCGCTGCCCGGCCTGGGCAACCTGTTCATGATTCTGATGAAAGACACGGCGCTGGTCTCGGTGATCGGCCTGGAAGAAATCATGCGCCACGCGCAAATCGGCGTGACCGTGTCCAAGCAACCGTTCACCTTCTATACGGTGGCCGCATTCATGTACCTGGGGCTGACGGTGCTCGCCATGATCGGCATGCACCTGCTGGAACGACGCGCCGCCCGTGGATTTACCAGGAGCACCCAATGA
- a CDS encoding ABC transporter ATP-binding protein → MAQATPALKIRNLHKRYGKLEVLKGVSLTARDGDVISILGSSGSGKSTFLRCINLLENPNQGQILVAGEELKLKAAKNGELVAADGKQINRLRSEIGFVFQNFNLWPHMSVLDNIIEAPRRVLGQSKAEAVEVAEALLAKVGIADKRHAYPAELSGGQQQRAAIARTLAMQPKVILFDEPTSALDPEMVQEVLSVIRALAEEGRTMLLVTHEMGFARQVSSEVVFLHQGLVEEQGSPQQVFENPLSARCKQFMSSNR, encoded by the coding sequence ATGGCTCAGGCCACGCCCGCGCTTAAAATCCGCAACCTGCACAAACGCTACGGAAAGCTGGAGGTGCTCAAAGGCGTCTCGCTGACCGCCCGCGACGGCGATGTGATCTCGATCCTGGGCTCCTCCGGGTCCGGCAAGTCCACGTTCCTGCGCTGCATCAACCTGCTGGAAAACCCCAACCAGGGGCAGATTCTGGTGGCCGGCGAAGAGCTCAAGTTAAAGGCGGCAAAAAACGGTGAGCTGGTGGCCGCCGACGGCAAACAGATCAACCGCCTGCGCAGCGAGATCGGTTTTGTATTTCAAAACTTTAACCTCTGGCCGCACATGAGCGTGCTCGACAACATCATCGAAGCGCCGCGCCGAGTGCTCGGCCAGAGCAAGGCCGAAGCCGTCGAAGTGGCCGAAGCCCTGCTCGCCAAGGTCGGCATCGCCGACAAGCGTCACGCCTACCCTGCCGAGCTGTCTGGCGGCCAGCAACAGCGCGCCGCCATCGCCCGCACCCTGGCGATGCAGCCCAAAGTAATCCTGTTCGACGAACCCACCTCCGCCCTTGACCCGGAAATGGTCCAGGAAGTACTTAGTGTGATCCGCGCCTTGGCCGAAGAAGGTCGCACCATGCTGTTGGTGACCCACGAAATGGGATTTGCCCGTCAGGTTTCCAGCGAAGTGGTGTTCCTCCATCAGGGCCTGGTCGAGGAACAAGGATCGCCCCAGCAGGTCTTCGAGAACCCGCTTTCGGCACGCTGCAAACAATTTATGTCTAGCAACCGCTAA
- a CDS encoding Abi family protein produces MRPFDKPALSVEQQLELLKQRGLHIVNDDRAMRFLEVVTLFRLSPYMRPFQEPDPEHTFKPGSTLKAIVDIYRFDGSLRRITMDAIERVEVAIRATISNHMCPKYGPDWIADASVFSSSYSHPDLLRPLREQLTKERSKLRRDIDRIKKGRQADGLQQQRIENRMRDNYFRYYGATYASPELPPAWAVLEELSLGTVSTLFNAIGKSADKKAIATRFSLPFEVLASWLHTLTFIRNCCAHHSRLWNRELSIRPSLPKEWTIPTAPADQPQPKQRLYVVLTMLAYLTDLISPDSQWKLRLAEIMDQQELNYLRLMGFPNDWKDQQQWRLA; encoded by the coding sequence ATGAGGCCCTTCGACAAGCCGGCTCTCAGCGTAGAACAGCAATTGGAACTGCTAAAGCAACGAGGTTTGCACATCGTCAACGATGATCGAGCCATGCGTTTTCTCGAAGTGGTCACGCTGTTTCGCCTGAGTCCCTACATGCGCCCCTTTCAGGAGCCAGACCCTGAACATACTTTCAAGCCCGGCAGCACACTGAAGGCAATCGTCGATATCTACCGCTTCGATGGTTCCTTGCGGCGCATCACCATGGATGCCATCGAACGTGTCGAAGTCGCCATACGAGCGACTATCAGCAATCATATGTGCCCTAAGTACGGGCCTGACTGGATAGCTGACGCGTCAGTCTTCTCCTCGTCATACTCACACCCCGATCTGTTGCGTCCGTTGCGGGAGCAATTGACTAAGGAACGCAGCAAACTCAGACGTGATATCGACCGCATCAAAAAGGGTCGGCAAGCCGATGGGCTCCAACAACAGCGGATAGAAAACCGCATGCGTGACAACTACTTCCGATATTACGGTGCAACCTATGCCTCCCCTGAGCTGCCACCCGCTTGGGCGGTCCTGGAAGAACTCAGCCTTGGGACGGTATCTACCCTCTTCAATGCCATAGGCAAAAGCGCCGACAAGAAAGCTATCGCCACCAGATTCAGCCTGCCCTTCGAAGTATTGGCCTCCTGGCTCCACACGCTGACCTTTATTCGCAACTGCTGTGCCCATCACTCACGGCTATGGAACCGAGAACTCTCGATTCGACCATCCTTACCTAAAGAATGGACCATTCCCACTGCCCCCGCCGACCAGCCTCAGCCCAAACAGCGGCTATACGTCGTATTGACGATGCTGGCCTACCTAACCGACTTGATCAGCCCAGACAGCCAGTGGAAGCTTCGCCTGGCCGAAATCATGGATCAGCAGGAACTGAATTATTTGAGGCTCATGGGATTTCCAAATGATTGGAAAGATCAACAGCAATGGCGCCTAGCGTAG
- a CDS encoding methyltransferase, whose protein sequence is MPAKDADSGVLTGEALLARFTTLDAFLTEHQALWKPRPFTHLQLPWEKSHPELAQWLRQRSLEAAENDHHQPWLIEDAPAPFPELAALSRALSAVAQLPAKVLEAPAHRLNVDVPGRKWQQIEAFASRLRFAIEPTHWLDWCAGKGHLGRRLLHGEQQLTCLEYDPALVASGQQLSQRHHLPATHLRQDVLAADAAQAIRPEHTPVALHACGDLHVRLMHLASATGCGQLAIAPCCYNRIGTEQYQPLSDAAFGSALHLSLDDLGLPMSETVTAGARVRRQRDQSMAWRLGFDLLQRQIRESDDYLPTPSLPSAWLEKSFSQYCVDLAALKDLSTVGSPDWAALEAAGHQRLAEVRNLELVRGLFRRPLELWLVLDRALLLTQKGYDVRLGTFCEMPLTPRNLMLLAERY, encoded by the coding sequence ATGCCTGCCAAGGACGCTGACAGCGGCGTGCTGACGGGCGAGGCGCTGCTCGCTCGTTTCACCACGTTGGACGCTTTTCTCACGGAGCACCAGGCCCTGTGGAAACCGCGTCCGTTCACCCATCTACAGCTGCCCTGGGAAAAGTCCCACCCGGAACTGGCCCAATGGCTACGCCAGCGTTCGCTGGAGGCTGCGGAAAACGACCATCATCAGCCGTGGTTGATTGAAGACGCGCCAGCGCCATTTCCGGAACTGGCAGCGCTTTCCCGCGCATTGAGTGCCGTCGCACAATTACCGGCCAAAGTGCTTGAAGCGCCGGCCCACCGCCTCAACGTCGACGTACCCGGTCGCAAGTGGCAGCAAATCGAGGCATTCGCCAGCCGCCTGCGCTTCGCCATAGAACCGACTCATTGGCTGGACTGGTGCGCCGGCAAAGGCCATCTCGGCCGACGCCTGCTGCACGGCGAACAACAACTGACCTGCCTGGAATACGACCCGGCCCTGGTCGCCAGCGGCCAGCAACTGAGCCAACGCCATCACTTGCCCGCCACACACCTGCGCCAAGACGTGTTGGCGGCAGACGCAGCCCAGGCGATCCGCCCCGAACACACACCCGTGGCCCTGCACGCCTGTGGCGACCTGCATGTGCGCCTGATGCACTTGGCGAGCGCCACCGGTTGTGGACAACTGGCTATCGCTCCGTGCTGCTACAACCGCATCGGCACCGAACAATATCAACCGCTGTCCGACGCAGCCTTTGGCTCCGCCCTACACCTGTCGCTCGACGATCTGGGCCTGCCAATGAGCGAAACCGTCACCGCTGGCGCACGCGTCCGACGGCAACGGGACCAGTCCATGGCCTGGCGCCTGGGCTTCGACCTGCTGCAGCGGCAGATCAGAGAAAGCGACGACTACCTGCCTACCCCCTCATTACCCAGTGCCTGGCTGGAAAAATCCTTCTCTCAGTACTGCGTTGATCTGGCAGCCCTGAAGGACTTATCCACAGTCGGCTCACCGGATTGGGCCGCATTGGAAGCGGCGGGCCACCAACGCCTGGCCGAGGTGCGCAATCTGGAATTGGTGAGAGGCCTTTTCCGACGCCCGTTGGAACTGTGGCTGGTACTGGATCGAGCGCTTTTGCTCACTCAAAAAGGTTACGACGTTCGCCTCGGCACCTTCTGCGAAATGCCCCTGACGCCACGAAACCTGATGTTGCTGGCAGAGCGTTACTGA